One Streptomyces coeruleorubidus DNA segment encodes these proteins:
- the mshA gene encoding D-inositol-3-phosphate glycosyltransferase: MFSVHTSPLHQPGTGDAGGMNVYVVELAKCLAAIGIEVEIFTRATSAALPPTVELAPGVLARHVVAGPYEGLAKEELPARLCDFTHGVTRVWAGQRPGYYDVVHSHYWLSGQVGRLTAERWRVPLVHAMHTMALVKNASLAEGDTPEPESRVLGETRVVRGAHRLIANTAKEAEELCRHYDAEPGRVAVVHPGVNLNLFRPDPRGVEAGRAAARARLGLPPQALIPLFAGRIQPLKAPDILLRAVARLLVERPRLRERIVVPVVGGPSGRGMARPEELQKLAAQLGIGDVVLFRPPMDQAELADWYRAATVLVMPSYSESFGLVAAEAQACGTPVIAAAVGGLPVAVRDGVSGVLVPGHRPADYARALRRFADDPALSARMGAAAARHAESFGWDTAAAATADVYAAAMRERD; this comes from the coding sequence ATGTTCAGCGTGCACACCTCGCCCTTGCATCAGCCGGGCACCGGCGACGCGGGCGGCATGAACGTCTACGTCGTCGAACTCGCCAAGTGCCTCGCCGCGATCGGCATCGAGGTGGAGATCTTCACCCGGGCGACCTCGGCGGCGCTGCCGCCCACCGTCGAGCTCGCGCCCGGCGTGCTGGCGCGGCATGTGGTCGCCGGCCCCTACGAGGGCCTGGCCAAGGAGGAGCTGCCGGCGCGGCTGTGCGACTTCACGCACGGAGTGACGCGGGTCTGGGCCGGGCAGCGTCCCGGGTACTACGATGTCGTGCACTCGCACTACTGGCTGTCCGGACAGGTCGGCCGGCTCACCGCCGAACGCTGGCGCGTACCGCTCGTGCACGCCATGCACACCATGGCCCTGGTCAAGAACGCGTCCCTCGCCGAGGGCGACACACCCGAACCCGAGTCCCGCGTGCTCGGGGAGACACGGGTCGTCCGGGGCGCACACCGGCTCATCGCCAACACGGCGAAGGAAGCGGAGGAGTTGTGCCGCCACTACGACGCGGAACCCGGCCGGGTCGCCGTCGTGCACCCCGGCGTGAACCTGAACCTCTTCCGGCCCGATCCTCGCGGGGTCGAGGCCGGCCGGGCCGCGGCGCGGGCCAGGCTCGGGCTGCCGCCTCAGGCACTGATCCCGCTCTTCGCCGGCCGCATCCAGCCCCTCAAGGCTCCGGACATACTGCTGCGTGCGGTGGCCCGGCTGCTGGTGGAGCGGCCGCGGCTGCGTGAGCGGATCGTCGTGCCGGTCGTGGGCGGGCCGAGCGGCAGGGGCATGGCCAGGCCGGAGGAGTTGCAGAAGCTCGCCGCCCAGCTCGGCATCGGGGATGTGGTGCTGTTCCGTCCGCCGATGGATCAGGCGGAGCTCGCGGACTGGTACCGGGCGGCGACCGTGCTGGTCATGCCGTCCTACAGCGAGTCCTTCGGTCTGGTGGCCGCCGAGGCGCAGGCCTGCGGCACGCCGGTGATCGCGGCCGCGGTCGGCGGTCTGCCGGTGGCCGTTCGGGACGGAGTGAGCGGCGTGCTGGTGCCGGGGCACAGGCCCGCGGACTACGCGCGGGCGCTGCGCCGCTTCGCCGACGACCCGGCGCTCTCGGCCCGGATGGGCGCGGCAGCCGCCCGGCACGCCGAGTCGTTCGGCTGGGACACGGCCGCCGCGGCCACGGCGGACGTGTACGCGGCGGCGATGCGCGAGCGTGACTGA
- a CDS encoding FdhF/YdeP family oxidoreductase, producing MTRKAPAEDPGDSRLRVGPPKDYAAGVPAVTSSLRHAHAQMGVRRSLLTLLSVNQKTGFDCPGCAWPEPEHRHRAEFCENGAKAVAEEATLRRVGHGFFAEHTLAELAGRSDYWLGQQGRLTHPMYRPAGSDRYRQISWDEAFAVIARELAALDSPDQAAFYTSGRASNEAAFVYQLFVRLLGTNNLPDCSNMCHESSGSALTETIGIGKGSVRLEDLYEADLILVVGQNPGTNHPRMLSALETAKDKGARVISVNPLPEAGLLRFKNPQRPSGVLGAGTQLSDLYLQIRLGGDQALFQAFNRMLLEAEDDAPGTVLDRDFITAHTHGFEEFADQARKTSWDDVLEATGLSEREIREAFQEVLSARKIVVCWAMGLTQHRHSVPTIREVVNFLLLRGNIGRPGAGLCPVRGHSNVQGDRTMGIHEKPDAAFLDALGAEFGFVPPRHHGHDAVESIRAMRDGQVRVFVALGGNFVSAAPDTELTERALRNCELTVQISTKLNRSHAVTGRQALILPCLGRTEADLRPTGEQRVTVEDSMGMVHLSRGRLAPASDALLSEVAIICRMANAALDSGGPQVPWADFEADYDLIRDRIARVIPGFEDFNARVRRPGGFALPHPPRDERRFPTRTGLANFTVNPLDVLRVPQGRLLLQTIRSHDQYNTTIYGLDDRYRGIHQGRRVLFVHPDDLAAHGLTEGDPVDIVSEFSDGVERRAPAFRTVAYPTPRGCCAAYFPETNVLVPLDSTAEVSNTPTSKSIVVRLEPAH from the coding sequence ATGACCCGCAAGGCACCTGCCGAGGACCCCGGTGACTCCCGTCTGCGGGTGGGCCCGCCGAAGGATTACGCCGCGGGCGTTCCCGCGGTCACGTCCTCGCTGCGCCACGCCCACGCGCAGATGGGCGTCCGCCGCAGCCTGCTGACCCTGCTGAGCGTCAACCAGAAGACGGGATTCGACTGCCCGGGATGCGCCTGGCCCGAGCCCGAGCACCGGCACCGTGCCGAGTTCTGCGAGAACGGCGCCAAAGCGGTGGCCGAGGAGGCGACCCTGCGCCGGGTCGGCCACGGTTTCTTCGCCGAGCACACCCTGGCGGAGCTGGCCGGACGCAGCGACTACTGGCTCGGTCAGCAGGGCCGCCTTACCCACCCCATGTACCGCCCGGCGGGCAGCGACCGGTACCGGCAGATCTCCTGGGACGAGGCGTTCGCCGTCATCGCCCGGGAGCTGGCCGCTCTCGACTCACCCGACCAGGCCGCCTTCTACACCTCCGGCCGGGCGAGCAACGAGGCCGCCTTCGTCTACCAGCTGTTCGTCCGGCTCCTCGGCACCAACAACCTGCCGGACTGCTCCAACATGTGCCACGAGTCGAGCGGCTCCGCCCTGACCGAGACCATCGGCATCGGCAAGGGCAGCGTCCGGCTGGAGGACCTTTACGAGGCCGACCTGATCCTCGTCGTCGGGCAGAACCCGGGGACCAACCATCCCCGGATGCTCTCGGCGCTCGAGACCGCCAAGGACAAGGGGGCCCGCGTCATCTCGGTCAACCCCCTCCCCGAAGCGGGCCTGTTGCGTTTCAAGAACCCCCAGCGGCCCTCCGGCGTGCTGGGGGCGGGAACGCAACTCTCCGACCTGTACCTGCAGATCAGGCTCGGCGGCGACCAAGCCCTCTTCCAGGCCTTCAACCGCATGCTCCTGGAGGCGGAGGACGACGCTCCCGGCACGGTCCTCGACCGCGACTTCATCACCGCGCACACCCACGGCTTCGAGGAGTTCGCCGACCAGGCCCGCAAGACGTCCTGGGACGACGTCCTGGAGGCCACCGGGCTGTCGGAGCGGGAGATCCGGGAGGCGTTCCAGGAGGTCCTGTCCGCCCGGAAGATCGTCGTGTGCTGGGCCATGGGTCTCACCCAGCACCGCCACTCGGTGCCGACCATCCGCGAGGTCGTCAACTTCCTGCTGCTGCGCGGCAACATCGGCCGCCCCGGCGCCGGCCTGTGCCCCGTGCGCGGGCACTCCAACGTCCAGGGCGACCGGACCATGGGCATCCACGAGAAGCCGGACGCCGCCTTCCTCGACGCGCTCGGCGCGGAGTTCGGCTTCGTGCCGCCGCGCCACCACGGTCACGACGCGGTGGAGAGCATCCGGGCCATGCGGGACGGACAGGTACGGGTCTTCGTCGCGCTCGGCGGCAACTTCGTCTCCGCCGCTCCGGACACCGAACTCACCGAGCGAGCTCTGCGCAACTGCGAGCTCACCGTGCAGATCTCCACCAAGCTCAACCGGTCCCACGCGGTGACCGGCCGCCAGGCGCTCATCCTGCCCTGCCTGGGCCGCACCGAAGCCGACCTGCGGCCCACCGGGGAGCAACGGGTGACGGTGGAGGACTCCATGGGCATGGTGCACCTCTCGCGTGGCCGGCTGGCGCCCGCCTCCGACGCCTTGCTGAGCGAGGTCGCGATCATCTGCCGGATGGCGAACGCGGCCCTCGACAGCGGCGGTCCGCAGGTGCCCTGGGCCGACTTCGAGGCGGACTACGACCTGATCCGGGACAGGATCGCCCGGGTGATCCCCGGCTTCGAGGACTTCAACGCCCGGGTGCGCCGGCCGGGCGGCTTCGCCCTGCCCCACCCGCCACGCGACGAGAGGCGCTTCCCCACCAGGACCGGGCTGGCCAACTTCACCGTCAACCCGCTGGATGTGCTGCGCGTCCCGCAGGGGCGGCTGCTGCTGCAGACCATCCGTTCGCACGACCAGTACAACACCACCATCTACGGCCTGGACGACCGCTACCGGGGCATCCACCAGGGCCGCAGGGTGCTCTTCGTCCACCCGGACGACCTCGCCGCGCACGGCCTGACCGAGGGCGATCCGGTCGACATCGTCAGCGAGTTCTCCGACGGGGTCGAGCGCCGGGCACCGGCCTTCCGAACGGTCGCCTATCCCACCCCGCGTGGCTGCTGCGCCGCCTACTTCCCCGAGACCAACGTCCTCGTACCGCTGGACTCCACCGCGGAGGTCAGCAACACGCCGACCTCCAAGTCCATCGTGGTCCGGCTGGAACCGGCGCACTGA
- a CDS encoding aromatic ring-hydroxylating oxygenase subunit alpha, whose protein sequence is MTTTGLPESLIATLPGDHYTDPEIFRLEQEHIFESMWFCAARSSELSKPGAFRTVDVGRESVLLTRSRDGSVRAFFNVCRHRGAKLCTQESGEVKRAFQCPYHAWTYDLNGKLVAAPNLTKMPDIGRTEYGLASVAVCEWLGYVWVCLAENPPSFEQSVIADVVARLGDVESIERYDVESLEVGRRIVYDVKANWKLIIENFMECYHCATIHPELTEVLPEFADGYAAQFYVGHGAEFGSDVQGFTVDGSEGLDRIPTVSDEQDRRYYAITVRPQVFINLVPDHVIFHRMFPVAVDHTIVECDWLYLKGVVASGRDVSRSVELFDRVNRQDFDACERCQPAMSSRLYAKGGVLVPSEHHIGEFHDWVQDRLGTRANLAES, encoded by the coding sequence ATGACTACGACCGGCCTGCCGGAGAGCCTGATCGCGACCCTCCCCGGTGACCACTACACGGACCCGGAGATCTTCCGCCTGGAGCAGGAGCACATCTTTGAATCCATGTGGTTCTGTGCGGCACGCTCGTCGGAACTGTCGAAGCCGGGTGCCTTCCGGACCGTGGACGTCGGGCGGGAGAGCGTCCTGCTGACCCGGTCGCGGGACGGCTCCGTCCGGGCCTTCTTCAACGTGTGCCGGCACCGGGGCGCGAAGCTGTGCACGCAGGAGTCCGGAGAGGTGAAGCGGGCTTTCCAGTGCCCGTACCACGCCTGGACGTACGACCTGAACGGCAAGCTCGTGGCGGCCCCGAACCTGACCAAGATGCCGGACATCGGGCGCACCGAGTACGGCCTGGCGAGCGTTGCCGTATGCGAGTGGCTGGGCTATGTGTGGGTGTGCCTGGCCGAGAACCCGCCCTCGTTCGAGCAGTCGGTGATCGCGGACGTGGTCGCGCGCCTGGGCGACGTGGAGTCCATCGAGCGGTACGACGTCGAGAGCCTGGAGGTCGGCCGGCGGATCGTCTACGACGTCAAGGCCAACTGGAAGCTGATCATCGAGAACTTCATGGAGTGCTACCACTGCGCGACCATCCACCCCGAGCTGACCGAGGTCCTCCCGGAGTTCGCCGACGGCTACGCGGCGCAGTTCTACGTGGGACACGGCGCCGAGTTCGGCTCGGACGTCCAGGGCTTCACCGTGGACGGCTCGGAGGGCCTGGACCGAATCCCCACGGTCTCCGATGAACAGGACCGCCGGTACTACGCGATCACGGTGCGCCCCCAGGTGTTCATCAACCTGGTCCCCGATCACGTGATCTTCCACCGGATGTTCCCGGTGGCGGTCGACCACACGATCGTGGAGTGCGACTGGCTGTACCTGAAGGGCGTGGTGGCAAGCGGCCGGGACGTCAGCCGGTCGGTCGAGCTGTTCGACCGCGTCAACCGGCAGGACTTCGACGCCTGCGAGCGCTGCCAGCCCGCGATGAGCTCCCGGCTGTACGCCAAGGGCGGCGTGCTTGTGCCCAGCGAGCACCACATCGGCGAGTTCCACGACTGGGTCCAGGACCGCCTCGGTACCCGCGCGAACCTCGCGGAGAGCTAG
- the purU gene encoding formyltetrahydrofolate deformylase, with product MSLGPTTGREFVLTLSCPDRSGLVHAVTGFLVRHSGNIQESQQFDDRLQDRFFMRVHFDVSDPGTSLEDLKSGFAQVAEAYRISWQLYEASTPTRTLIMVSKFGHCLNDLLFRCRTGALNIEVPAIVSNHRDFEPLAESYGIPFHHVPVTRETKPEAEARLLELVDELDIDLVVLARYMQILSNDLCKQLEGRAINIHHSFLPSFKGARPYVQAYERGVKLVGATAHYVTPDLDEGPIIEQDVIRVNHSQGPDSMVALGRDVEAQVLARAVEWHSQSRIMVNGNRTVVFR from the coding sequence GTGTCTCTTGGACCCACAACCGGCCGCGAGTTCGTCCTCACCCTGTCGTGCCCCGACCGCTCGGGCCTCGTCCACGCCGTCACCGGCTTCCTGGTCCGGCACTCCGGGAACATCCAGGAGAGCCAGCAGTTCGACGACCGGCTGCAGGACCGCTTCTTCATGCGGGTGCACTTCGACGTCTCGGACCCGGGCACGTCGCTGGAGGACCTGAAGTCCGGCTTCGCCCAGGTCGCGGAGGCGTACCGGATCTCCTGGCAGCTGTACGAGGCGTCGACGCCGACGCGCACGCTGATCATGGTGTCGAAGTTCGGGCACTGCCTGAACGACCTGCTCTTCCGCTGCCGCACCGGCGCGCTGAACATCGAGGTGCCGGCGATCGTCTCCAACCACCGGGACTTCGAGCCGCTCGCCGAGAGCTACGGGATCCCCTTCCACCACGTGCCCGTGACCCGGGAGACGAAGCCCGAGGCGGAGGCGCGGCTGCTGGAGCTCGTCGACGAGCTGGACATCGACCTGGTGGTCCTCGCCCGCTACATGCAGATCCTGTCGAACGACCTGTGCAAGCAGCTCGAAGGCCGGGCGATCAACATCCACCACTCGTTCCTGCCGAGCTTCAAGGGCGCCCGCCCCTACGTCCAGGCGTACGAGCGGGGCGTCAAGCTCGTCGGAGCGACGGCCCATTACGTCACGCCGGACCTCGACGAGGGGCCCATCATCGAGCAGGACGTCATCCGCGTGAACCACTCACAGGGGCCCGACAGCATGGTCGCCCTGGGGCGCGACGTCGAGGCACAGGTCCTGGCGCGGGCGGTGGAATGGCACAGCCAGAGCCGCATCATGGTCAACGGCAACCGCACGGTCGTCTTCCGCTGA
- a CDS encoding IclR family transcriptional regulator, with amino-acid sequence MSNYGAESAGAPSGGVQSVDRAVAVLEILAQHGEAGVSEVAAAIDVHKSTAFRLLGALEAHGMVEQESERGKYRLGFGVVRLAGAVTGRIAVTRHGRGICERLVDDVGETLNIAVLESHHAINLYQVRGSSAIAAQNWVGRLTPLHCTSSGKVLLAHLDREARDELLAEAGLPRLTPRTVTSRKKLEADLSEAREQGYAITLEEYEEGLNALSAPVRSDGGEVVAALSASGPAFRLTEERMRELAPLLVSGADELSRRLGYTG; translated from the coding sequence ATGAGCAACTACGGCGCAGAGTCCGCAGGCGCTCCCAGTGGCGGAGTGCAATCCGTTGACCGTGCTGTCGCCGTGCTGGAGATCCTCGCCCAGCACGGCGAGGCGGGCGTGAGTGAAGTGGCCGCGGCGATCGACGTCCACAAGTCCACCGCGTTCCGTCTGCTCGGCGCGCTGGAAGCGCATGGGATGGTCGAGCAGGAGAGCGAACGCGGAAAGTACCGTCTCGGCTTCGGCGTCGTGCGCCTGGCCGGCGCCGTGACGGGCCGCATCGCCGTCACCAGACACGGGCGCGGGATCTGCGAGCGTCTCGTCGACGATGTGGGCGAGACGCTGAACATCGCCGTGCTCGAGTCCCACCACGCGATCAACCTCTACCAGGTACGCGGCTCGTCGGCCATCGCCGCGCAGAACTGGGTGGGACGGCTGACGCCGCTGCACTGCACGTCCAGCGGCAAGGTCCTCCTGGCCCACCTCGACCGCGAGGCCCGCGACGAACTCCTCGCCGAGGCCGGCCTCCCCCGTCTGACACCGCGCACGGTGACCTCCAGGAAGAAGCTGGAGGCGGATCTGTCCGAAGCCCGTGAGCAGGGTTATGCCATCACGCTGGAGGAATACGAGGAGGGCCTCAACGCCCTGTCCGCTCCCGTGCGTTCGGACGGCGGCGAGGTCGTCGCCGCCCTCAGCGCGTCGGGGCCGGCCTTCCGGCTGACCGAGGAGCGGATGCGCGAACTCGCGCCGCTGCTGGTCTCGGGAGCGGACGAGCTCAGCCGCCGTCTCGGCTATACGGGTTGA
- a CDS encoding sarcosine oxidase subunit gamma has protein sequence MADTALTAPLRSPLSHAVDRLAAATRTSGGAIRLAELPFLTQINVRLDPKGAAADAVGLALGLPLPVEPDTAVRAGELTALWLGPDEWLLVGPPGSQQDLESRIREAAGDEPVSVIDVSAQRTTLLVAGPRARDLLAHGCSLDLHPRVFGPGRCAQTNLGRTQVVLVARDDPRAGFWVLVRSSFAGYLTDWLLDAAVEWTG, from the coding sequence ATGGCTGACACCGCCCTTACCGCCCCGCTCCGCAGCCCTCTGTCGCATGCCGTCGACCGGCTGGCAGCCGCGACCCGCACCTCCGGGGGAGCGATCCGGCTGGCGGAACTGCCCTTCCTGACCCAGATCAATGTGCGTCTCGACCCCAAGGGAGCGGCGGCGGACGCCGTGGGACTGGCGCTCGGCCTCCCACTTCCCGTCGAACCCGACACCGCCGTCCGCGCCGGTGAGCTGACCGCGCTGTGGCTCGGCCCCGACGAGTGGCTCCTGGTGGGCCCGCCGGGCAGTCAACAAGACCTGGAGAGCCGGATCCGTGAGGCCGCGGGCGACGAGCCCGTGTCCGTCATCGATGTCTCGGCTCAGCGCACCACGCTCCTCGTCGCGGGTCCCCGGGCCCGCGACCTGCTGGCCCACGGCTGCTCGCTGGATCTTCACCCGCGGGTCTTCGGACCGGGTCGCTGCGCCCAGACGAACCTGGGCCGCACCCAGGTCGTCCTGGTCGCCCGCGACGACCCCAGGGCCGGGTTCTGGGTGCTGGTGCGTTCGTCCTTCGCCGGCTATCTGACGGACTGGCTGCTGGACGCGGCTGTGGAGTGGACGGGCTGA
- a CDS encoding sarcosine oxidase subunit alpha family protein, which produces MLLIPCPWCGPRDEAEFHYGGQAHVPYPQDPSSLTDEVWARYLFFRDNPRGPFAERWSHAAGCRRWFNAVRDTSTNEILTVYRAGEERPGTVERRAGAVEPRPVTFQPTPAPPARPALEDEAVQAEGGSGGVALSGVAGAEPLQDGTGRGGGGETTQPFRHPTRGRIHRDTALTFTFDGTEYQGYKGDTLASALLANGVIQTGTSIKLGRPRGIFSAGVEEPNAVIQIEAPFPEPMLPATTVELYDGLVATGLPGQGRLATEPDPARYDAVHTHCDLLVVGAGPAGLAAAAAAARSGARVILADDQPEPGGSLLGTGEHLGWVTETTARLDAAPDVRVLRRTTVFGYYDDNHLLAVERRTNHLGAEAPENVSRERVWRIRARRVVLATGAHERSLAFADNDRPGVMLAASARAYANRHGVLPGRHAVVFTTNDSAYAAAMDLAAAGVAIEAVVDTRPEAGEWAERARQAGIEVLTGHAVTATEGAPRLTSVTVAPYEQSAGQREFAADLLLVSGGWNPVAHLFSQAGGKLRYDEELGTFVPDTCRQAVEVAGAASGVFDLARVLAQGAAAGARALEAEGYTPGEAHLPQVATPSQTPPMRVFTVPGREGAPRFVDLQRDVTADDLARATGAGMRSVEHTKRYTTAGTANDQGKTSGVLASGVVAELLGVDISALGTTTFRPPYTPVSFAALAGRDRGALLDPIRTTALHEWHVAHGALFENVGQWKRPWYYPQDGEDMETAVLRECAAAREGVAFMDASTLGKIDVQGPDAGVFLDLLYTNMMSTLKVGMIRYGVMCRPDGMVFDDGTVIRLDQDRYLVTTTTGNAAAVLDWMEEWLQTEWPELRVHCTSVTEQWATVALVGPRSREVLGSLAPRLAVANEDFPFMAWRETSVAGIDARVCRISFSGELAYEINVSPWEALALWEALYEAGAPYGITPYGTETMHVLRAEKGYPIVGQDTDGTVTPQDLGMSWVVSKKKRDFIGKRSHARADTARPDRKHLVGLLPEDPGTFLPEGTHLVAGSALPAPPVPMLGHVTSSYRSAALGRTFALALVKGGRDRIGERLYAPVGDRLVPVTVASPVLYDPEGARRDG; this is translated from the coding sequence ATGCTGCTGATCCCCTGCCCGTGGTGCGGGCCCCGCGACGAGGCCGAGTTCCACTACGGCGGCCAGGCCCATGTGCCGTACCCGCAGGACCCGTCCTCCCTCACCGACGAGGTGTGGGCCCGCTACCTCTTCTTCCGCGACAATCCGAGGGGACCCTTCGCCGAGCGCTGGAGCCATGCGGCGGGCTGCCGCCGCTGGTTCAACGCGGTGCGGGACACGTCGACGAACGAGATCCTGACGGTGTACCGGGCCGGTGAGGAACGCCCGGGAACGGTTGAACGGCGTGCGGGCGCTGTCGAGCCGCGTCCGGTGACCTTCCAGCCGACTCCGGCACCACCAGCCCGTCCGGCGCTTGAGGACGAGGCCGTCCAGGCCGAAGGGGGGTCTGGGGGCGTAGCCCTCAGCGGGGTGGCAGGGGCGGAGCCCCTTCAGGATGGGACGGGTAGGGGCGGCGGGGGCGAAACCACCCAGCCGTTCCGTCATCCCACCCGCGGCCGAATCCACCGCGACACCGCGCTCACCTTCACTTTCGACGGCACCGAATACCAGGGCTACAAGGGCGACACCCTCGCCTCCGCCCTCCTCGCCAACGGCGTCATCCAGACCGGCACCAGCATCAAGCTGGGCCGCCCACGGGGCATCTTCTCGGCCGGCGTCGAGGAACCCAACGCGGTCATCCAGATCGAGGCCCCGTTCCCCGAGCCCATGCTCCCCGCCACCACTGTCGAGCTCTACGACGGCCTCGTCGCGACCGGCCTCCCCGGCCAGGGCCGCCTCGCCACCGAACCGGACCCGGCCCGCTACGACGCCGTACACACCCACTGCGACCTCCTGGTCGTGGGCGCGGGCCCGGCCGGCCTCGCCGCAGCGGCAGCCGCCGCCCGCTCAGGTGCCCGCGTCATCCTCGCCGACGACCAGCCGGAACCCGGCGGCAGCCTCCTCGGCACCGGTGAACACCTCGGCTGGGTGACCGAGACGACCGCCCGGCTCGACGCCGCCCCCGACGTACGCGTCCTGCGCCGCACCACCGTCTTCGGCTACTACGACGACAACCACCTGCTCGCCGTGGAGCGCCGCACCAACCACCTGGGCGCCGAGGCCCCGGAGAACGTCTCCCGCGAACGTGTCTGGCGCATCCGCGCCCGCCGCGTCGTCCTCGCCACCGGCGCCCACGAACGCTCGCTGGCCTTCGCGGACAACGACCGCCCCGGCGTGATGCTGGCCGCCTCGGCCCGCGCCTACGCCAACCGCCACGGCGTCCTGCCCGGTCGCCACGCGGTCGTCTTCACCACCAACGACAGCGCCTACGCGGCGGCCATGGACCTCGCCGCGGCCGGCGTGGCCATCGAGGCCGTGGTCGACACCCGTCCCGAGGCGGGGGAGTGGGCCGAGCGCGCCCGCCAGGCAGGCATCGAGGTGCTGACGGGTCACGCCGTCACCGCCACCGAAGGCGCCCCCCGGCTCACCTCCGTGACCGTCGCCCCGTACGAACAGTCGGCGGGACAGCGGGAGTTCGCCGCCGATCTGCTCCTGGTCTCCGGCGGCTGGAACCCGGTGGCGCACCTGTTCAGCCAGGCAGGAGGCAAGCTCCGCTACGACGAGGAACTCGGCACGTTCGTCCCCGACACCTGCCGTCAGGCGGTCGAGGTCGCGGGCGCCGCGAGCGGTGTCTTCGACCTGGCCCGGGTCCTGGCGCAAGGAGCGGCCGCCGGAGCCCGCGCGCTCGAGGCCGAGGGCTACACCCCAGGGGAGGCCCACCTGCCACAGGTGGCCACACCGTCGCAGACGCCGCCCATGCGGGTCTTCACCGTCCCGGGCCGGGAAGGCGCCCCGCGCTTCGTCGACCTGCAACGCGACGTCACCGCCGACGACCTGGCCCGGGCGACCGGTGCCGGCATGCGCTCCGTCGAGCACACCAAGCGCTACACCACGGCCGGCACGGCGAACGACCAGGGCAAGACCTCCGGCGTCCTGGCCAGTGGCGTCGTCGCGGAACTGCTCGGCGTGGACATCTCCGCGCTCGGCACCACCACCTTCCGGCCGCCGTACACCCCGGTCTCCTTCGCCGCTCTCGCCGGCCGCGACCGTGGTGCCCTGCTCGACCCGATCCGCACCACCGCCCTGCACGAGTGGCATGTCGCGCACGGCGCCCTGTTCGAGAACGTCGGCCAGTGGAAGCGGCCCTGGTACTACCCGCAGGACGGCGAGGACATGGAGACGGCCGTACTGCGCGAGTGCGCCGCCGCCCGCGAGGGCGTCGCCTTCATGGACGCCTCCACCCTCGGCAAGATCGACGTCCAGGGCCCGGACGCCGGAGTCTTCCTCGACCTGCTCTACACCAACATGATGAGCACCCTGAAGGTCGGCATGATCCGCTACGGCGTGATGTGCCGCCCGGACGGGATGGTCTTCGACGACGGCACCGTCATCCGTCTCGACCAGGACCGCTACCTGGTCACCACCACGACGGGCAACGCCGCCGCCGTGCTGGACTGGATGGAGGAGTGGCTCCAGACGGAGTGGCCCGAACTGCGCGTCCACTGCACGTCGGTGACCGAGCAGTGGGCCACCGTCGCCCTGGTCGGCCCGCGCTCCCGCGAGGTCCTCGGCTCGCTCGCGCCTCGACTTGCCGTCGCCAACGAGGACTTCCCGTTCATGGCGTGGCGCGAGACGAGTGTCGCCGGCATCGACGCACGGGTGTGCCGGATCAGCTTCTCCGGCGAACTCGCCTACGAGATCAACGTGTCACCGTGGGAGGCCCTCGCCCTGTGGGAGGCGCTGTACGAGGCCGGCGCCCCGTACGGCATCACCCCGTACGGCACGGAGACCATGCACGTCCTGCGCGCGGAGAAGGGCTATCCGATCGTCGGCCAGGACACCGACGGCACCGTCACGCCGCAGGACCTCGGCATGAGCTGGGTGGTGTCGAAGAAGAAGCGGGACTTCATCGGCAAGCGGTCCCACGCCCGCGCCGACACCGCCCGCCCCGACCGCAAGCACCTGGTCGGGCTGCTTCCGGAGGACCCGGGCACGTTCCTCCCCGAAGGCACGCACCTGGTCGCCGGCAGTGCGCTGCCCGCGCCGCCCGTGCCGATGCTCGGCCACGTCACGTCCAGTTACCGCAGCGCGGCCCTCGGCCGGACCTTCGCCCTCGCCCTGGTCAAGGGCGGCCGGGACCGCATCGGTGAGCGACTCTATGCCCCCGTGGGCGACCGGCTGGTCCCGGTGACCGTCGCGAGCCCCGTCCTCTACGACCCCGAGGGAGCCCGCCGCGATGGCTGA